The Apium graveolens cultivar Ventura chromosome 3, ASM990537v1, whole genome shotgun sequence sequence TATAACCTGAATATAAATTTACAGTTACCACCCAGAAACAGAAAATGTATAGGAATAGATAGAGAATACAATGTGATAATTTTAGGTGTCCGGAAAGGCTGGAACCATAAAAATTGTGGGATCATATACAGTTTTGGTCCCAAACTAACAAGGACAAGGGCTCCATTTCTTACACTAACTCAATTCCTCGGTGCATTCGTCTATATTAAGGGATTATACATCATTTATCTTATATGAGGAGATTTTTACAATATCTATAATTCAGATGATAGTTCACATACCATCGTTTAACTATATCATGTGAGAAGGAGATACAACCGCTTGCAAACAAACAAACACTAAATCAAATCAGGACTCATGAAGATGAATAAAGCATGGCTCCATGGGCTTTATCAATATTTCATGCAGCTGCGTCGGAAACAATTTCCACAAAAATTATGACTAGTACAGGAAAAGAGGCTTGGTATAAGCTAAAAGATTTGTCTGAACTGAAGGTAACGCAAGAACAAAGAGGATGCAAGATTTAAATCTCAAAAGAGATTTTGAGACTTTAGCCATGGAAAAAAAAAAGCCGGATGCAAGATTTAAATCTCAAAAAGATTTTAAGACTTTAGCCATGAAAAAAAGACACCATGCAAGATTATTATGACAAATTGATGGATGTGTTGAATAAAATGCAGTTGATGGGAGAAGATCTACCCGATAGCAAAGTTGTAGAGAAGTTGTTTGTGAATTAGCCTGAAATATTCAAAGAAAAACTCTCATCTCTCGAAGATTCAAAATATACAAGTGAATTACCTTTATCTGAGCTAATAAATTTATTACAAGACCAAGAACAAAGGAGAGCAATATGAAACAAGGAAGCTAAAAATTTTGTTGAAGGAGCTTTATCCACAGACGAATCAAAAGCGAAAACAAGATTTTCTCACAGGGATTATTATAATAAGATTTGTTATGACAAAAATTTTTTTTTGCATAAAGGAAAGCCTTAATGCTTTAAATGCATCAGGTTCGGACATGCACAAAAGTATGGTAGAAACAAGACGGAAAAAAAATTCCAATAATACACAAATTAATGACAAAGAAGAATTGTTTTGATTTTAAAGAGATGTGCTCCAATATGTAAATTGGTGAGAAGTGCATCATCAAGGTGAGAAGTGCATAATCATGGTGAGAAGTGCACCAGAAGCAATCGTAGAGAGAAGTGCTCCATCAAAAATGATAATGCTCGGAAGTACATCAACGGATCAATGGTTCAATCAATTCTAGAACTTTGAATTAAGATGGAATGTTAGAATAAAATTTCAAAGTTCTAAATGGTTAGATCTTGATAATTATGATAAGTAAAATTAGTTCCACATATTAGGATGAATTAGTAGAGATAGCTATTGAAAATTTTCATGTCTTTTGGAAGTAGTAATCCAATACAATATTTTAGTGATGTGGGACAACGGGTCAAAAAGCCCAAAGAAAGTATTTGGGAGCAATATAATAGGCTTTGGAAGCCCAGTTTATTAGATTATTCTAGGATAGTTTTAGTTATTCTATTAGTTTTACTTTGATTAGGAAAGtagattattatatatatagttttgATCTTTGTAAATCAGGAGAGAATATTATTATTGAAATCGATAAGCGTTGTTTTCTGAAATCTCTTGAGAGAGTTTTCCACCCTAATCCTAAATCAGCCCCCATCCCCTATCAAGTGGTATCACAGTCACCGTTCCTTCACCCACCATCATCCACCGGCAACCCACCAGACAGCCACCATAAGCCACCGGCAACTACCACCAGCAACCGGCAGCATCCAGCAGCCACCAGCAGCCCCCAACAGCTACCAAACGCCATCATCACCCACCTTCCCAGTTACATATTACAACTTCTTTCGGAACCTTTGTCAAACACCTTCCAAGCAATCCCAAAAATCAGGGCACCACTTGTCTACTGCTTTTATTGAATTTCAGTTTATTCTTCCCCTAAACCAATTGCAGAACAACCCTTAGTTCCCCACAATGGTCAATGCTAGTGAAGTAAACAGTCGACTCGATAAAATATTGAAGAAAATACTGAGAGCTACAAAATTGAAGGTTTGACTTTAAGAGATGCGAGATGTGAAGGCATCACTAAAGTTCATTACTAATAGCCTTCAATAATTAACTGAATTTCAACCACAAACCGCAGCCTCAACCTCAATTGCGGTCTCAGCCTTATGTTCATGTCCCAGAACAGAGAACAAATATAGTGAAACTTGAAGTTGCTGAGTTTCGTGGAGATCAAGAACCGGATGTATTCCTAAATTGGCTACATAGCATTGACAACTTCTTTCGATGGTATAATCTAGTCGAGGATAAGAAAGTAGTTTTTATTTCTGCAATTTTAAGAGGAATTGCTCGTATTTGGTGGGAGCAATATCAGAGATCCGAGTATAAACATGTGGCAGGATGGGAAGACATGAGAGCTGCTTTGGTTCGTCAATTTAAGCCTGCAGACTATAAACAACGTGATTCACTTCAGTTTACTGAAGTTGTGCAAGGAAGCAAACCTGTTGTTGATTACACTCGACAATTTTATAATTTGGCAGCACAATCTGAGCCTTGGTATGAATATGTCCTTATTTCTATGTATCGTCGAGGCTTGCATCATGATATTTTAGGTAAAGTAGCCGGTAGTAGATAGTTTGTTTTTAAAGGATGTTATTCAAATTGCATATTTAGTTGAGGATGATCGGAAGAGGAGCTTTGGGATGAGTTCATTCTCTAACTCGCCGAGGAATACTTATGTTCTTTCAGATCCTAGTCAAGGCCAGCAAACGATTACCAGCATATATAATCGTGTTCCGGTACTCATCACAAGGTAGTAATACTAGCCAATGCTATAACTGTTAAGGAATTGGGCATAAGATGTCCGAGTGTCCTTCTCCTAGACAAAATTCACCTttgaaaaggaaaaagaaaatcttgatgatttatACGTCGAGATGACTAAAGAAGACCTCAAAGCGGAGGAACATTTAGAGAAGGCATCTAATCTTGGGTTATGCAAGCAATGCAAGATGGTACAAATGATTCACATGTACGACGACAACAAATCTTTTACACTAGAGTTACATGTGCTCGTAAAATCTGTTCTCTCATCATTGATACTGGTATGCACAAATGTTTTAGCCGCGGATGCTGTTAAAAGGTTAGGCTTAACGACAGAGGTTCATCCAAGTCCTTATGATATATCTTGGATTAATGATACGAAGTTTCGGGTTTCAAGGAGGTGTTTGGTTAAATTTTCAACCAGGAAGTTTAATGATGCAGTTATGTGCGATGTTCTTCTATTGAAGCTTTGTAATATCATTTTGGGGCGTCCATGGCTTGTTGATCGAGAAGCTCATCATGTTGCACGTGCCAACACATGTACTGTTGTCAAGAATGGTCGTCGATTATACTCTTGCTAGTGACTGTTCTCATGTGCCAGTTATGCAACAGACTTTGGTGCTTTATCAATGCTCGGTGTGATTTTATTAACTCGACGGAGTCGAGTTCTTTTCAGCGGGGGAGAATTGATGCAGGACAGCGGGTCAAAAATCCCAAAAAAAATGTATTAGGGAGCAATATAATAGGCTTTGGAATCCCATTTATTAGATTATTCTAGGATAGGTTTAGTTATCTTATTAGTTTTACTTTAATTAGGaaagtagattatatatatagtTTTGATCTTTGTAAATCAGGAGagaatattattattattgaaaTTGATAAGCGTTGTATTCTGAAATCTCTTGAGAGAGTCTTCTACCCGTAACCCTAAATCATCTCCTATCCCCTATCAATTACCCTATAAAGAAAAGCTTAAATGTTTAGAATTTGATGATTGAGAGTAGTAAAATCTTTGTTTTGTTTTCTAATCTATgtttatttttcaataaaaacCAACAGATATGAAGCTTTGTAAAAACTAATAATTCAAACAATTAAGTATTATGCCAAATTTCTTAGTAGCTATTTAGGTGGGGATTATCATGCTATAGCTTTCCAACCAAACCTTTTTATTTGAAGCTTTCTTAACTGCTGTTGTTACATAATGGGTAATGGAGCAAACGTGTATACATGCTTGCATGCCAATATGGTCCACATTTCTTTTCGACTATAGCCAGACAAACATCTATAGATAAAGAAATATACATTTCCGACATACGAGTCACCAACATAGAAACATTAAGCAACTGTCCAAGTTATGAGGGTCTGTCAACGATCTTCAACATTCCATCAAAAGGAAAAAAAGTCTTAACAAGCAAAATCAGTCAACAATCTGACCAATAGCTTATTGATCCATTTTATCTCAGCCCCAGCTTAGCATTATTCAATGCAGAACTCGCATCATTTGGTAGGAGACTGAACAAACTGTGCTGTCTTTCATAACATATGCAAGGGAGGCATGAATTTGTCTACAAGAGGTATATGAAGCAAACAATGTTTTTCTCTGGAGTGAAAAAATAAAGAGAGAAGTTCAAGAACTAGCACAATTGTTTATGTTCTTTACGGGGTCTAGATTAGCTTGGTCATGAGATGGGTCTTTTGAGTTCTCCTCTGCATTATGTCTTGTCTGTCATAGGTACAAAGAGACAAAATTTCCTGTTCTCATGAAACTCTCCCTGTTAGTTTTGACTATACTAAGGTGGATTAATTTCTGATAGCAGGTCTTCAATGGTAGTATAGTATGGTGGTACTCGACCCACTGTCCGCCTGTCCCCGTGCTTCCTGATCTCATATACATATTTCTTCATCTATAAGATTAATTAAACTTATTACTGGTTATTGTTATAATTGGCTACTTAAACTATCTTCAGCTTGACAAAATCAAATTAAACTAGTTTTCTGTGCGAACTTAGATTTGTTACTTGGACTCAGGAAAGTATTCCACCACGGATGTGTCCAAGTGTCGAACTCgacaatattttgaaaaaaatgtaCATGCTTTTGTCTAATAAGTGCCTAATTCCGAGTGTCAAGAGTCCGACACGGCCACGGGTACACGACGCAAAATgaagagtccgagtaacataAGAATTTGGTACTGAAAATTTGGAAGTGTGAAAGATGTAGTGCATAGAATGCACTGATTTCATATGCTGGATATTAGACAATTTACTGAGATTCAACGGAATCTTTCCGTAGTTCCGATTTACATTATGAATAAAAACAATCACTAAAGCACGTCTTGTTACAAAGTAAACTCATAGGTAGTTTAGAAATTAAACAACCTAGTAGATGTTCGCTtatatactctttattaataactGAAACTTCTATCACCTATATATTTAtgataaataatttaaaatataacaTTACAGCTAAGTTCTAGAAAAAAATTACTGATATGATACATTTACTTAATCTAATTAAAACTATCATACAATATTGTAACTCAGTATAACATTAAAGTATCATATTAAATTTTATGACTATTATTTACTCAATCCCATAAAAAATATAAAACTGCTTTAacttttttattattaaaagatTTATCTATTCCTGCTAACAAAAACATTATTGTTTCATCTATTTATCCTTAAAAATCCATtactatttttttatatttttgaaaaccTGTTTTCAGTGGTGATTATAAAATCAAACTTTGATTAAAACCTATTTAttcataatttattatttaaatatataagtTTACTAAATTCAACCATCACAATATGTATCATGAGTATGATACATAACCAACATTAacctaattttattaatttttgaaACCCTTTTCTCAGTGTGGTATTACTTAAATTGATAAAATATATATACTAGCCCAGCCTTACATATGTTTAGTCTATGAGGCCTTTGTAAGGCTTAGTTTTGATATTTAACTTTATTCCTCCAAGCTATAGTTTGAATTTACTAGCAGGGGTGTCAACTCAATTCATCCGAGCTTATGCTAACTTCGTTTATATTTCATCTCTGAATATCTAGCATCTCTGAATTAAGAAGGCATCAACCGATATATATAAACGTCGCACGGGCACTAGAACATAATAAACAAAACCAATTAAAGTTTTGTATTAAAGAATAGGTAATCCGAAGGGAATCCCAAAATAAAGGCAAGACACTGGAGCAAATATCCTACAATTCAACAATGCAGCCAGTATTTTTTGGCTTTAATTATCGGTCAAAGATATAATGTGGTAAGAACATTTCATATTTAAGGTAAGTTCATGCAGTAAAAGTAAGGTTGTAGAGTGCAACAAAGATCGTTTCATTCTTCTTCATTTAGCAGTAAGCAGCATTAATAATATTTGTTTCCTAAACTATAGAGATAACATCTTACCATCAAGCCGCGGTTGCGTGAGCGAGGAAGATCTTGAATATACTTTTCAAAAGCCTCTAATCTTACTTTTCCTTTAACTTCAATGAATCCAGACCAGCTGGTGTCAGGTAACTTTTCACCACTACACATAAATTATTGTGAATAAAGTGAACAATTATACAATGAAGTTGTTTATTTCGTAGGAGGTCAAGTAAATGAAGTAGCAGGCGACTAAAACATATTGTCTAGAAACGCAATTTACATGGAAGCATGGGTTTTAAAAAAACATAACAGCAACTATCTATACAAGCAAAGTTGAACTACTACATTACATCGTGCACAGTGTAAGGAGCGAATAAAAAGGGTTCAACCAGGAAAAACCTAGAAGGCCAGAACCCAAGTACTAACGATTAATTAAAATGAGGACCAAAACAAGCTAATTTTTCTTATATATAAAGTGAATGAGCCTCGACGTGCATATTCTTTAATATAAGTATGTAAGTACACATCATGATGAACACAATTGTCTTCCATCACATTCATACGTGATACGGCTAGGATTAAAAAAAGCAGTGAAGGCATAATTTTCTGGAGGGAGTTAACACACAATATAGGTAATAGTATAATAAGATATGTGGAATTGATTACTTAAAAAATCTGGCAGAAGGAAAAGAGGAGACGGAGGAAAAAAAGTAGAAATCATCTGGATACACTTTGCAGTAATCACCCTCTTTAACGCATCCCTATAATGTAAGGTAGCCTGTCCTTGACCAGTTACATCTATTGCAGAAAACTTCTTTTCCTAATAACAGACCAAGTAATATACAGCACCCCTCCCTTCATCCTCTTGTTATCCTAAAACAGATCCCAATTTTCACCAATACTCTGTTTAAATGTTACAAGAACATCTTAACTGGCATTTAATTATCCTAATGATCAGCAGTCCCAATAATCTTATGTAATATGCTACTTTGATTCAATGTTATCGTTCAGAGTTCAGACAACCCAAAACTTATGCACATGCCACTCAACATTTATGCAACAGTCTTCACAGCATTGTGAAGGTTGCATCAAGCATCCATTAGAGGTAACTGAAAGCAATTTCCGTGAAACCCTGCCAGTAATGGGACAGAAAGTTTAATGACCTAATTTGTTTCCCCGAATGCCTTTTTCATTACGAAGAGACAATAGTAAGGATCTCAGCTTTGTTATAAGAACAACAGGTAAGTGGTGCACAAGGTAAAACCATAACTCTCTAACTTCTAGATTTTTTGCAATAGAAGAACAAATTGACAATGTTCAGATTCCTCTGCAAGGCACAAATACAGATGACACTATAGACTCCCACATAAAGAGAGTAAATATACTCAGGCTATTCCAAGGTAATAAAACTAGGCACAGGTTTGGTATATCCTGTTTCCAGAATACTTTACAATCCTAAGTTGCTATGAGCATGCAGTAAAAATTATAATTGACTTGACACTTGACAGATGCCTTCCAGATTAAGATAAAATGTACAATAACCTATACCTGAACCAAAAGAGTCTACCATAACCCCATTGCGCAAGGGAAGAACTTGATGATTTAAATAAATGACCCAAGGGTGCTTTACCACTAAACAAAACTAATCATAGGAAGAACATTTGTTTGTCCCCGGTCTCTTAATAATTAATATCTATCCAACAAGATTACATTGTGTCAGACAAACTAAATGTCTTCACTATATAAAAGGAGATACGAATTACTCTTTTTAACCACAAAATAAGTAATCTCCATGGTTCTCTTAAGAGCACGAAAATTCAAAACATTGTTCACTTCAAAGTTTGATATTCCCTCCTTCACAATAGAATTAGCCTTTTGATCAATCGACCCAACTTTGACTTAAGATGTAGAGTTTTCCTTGTATGGAGTACATTATATAAGTCATTGGAGTCATGATTATCAAATTATGTGGACTGGTTCGGAGTTCaaagagagaaagaagaaatAATTATCCATATATGAAAGAAAATGCATTTGTGCTATTTAATGAAATATATCTAGTGAGGGATTGCATGCAACTCAATACAATTATAGCATTAAACAAAGCATAATATAAAGAGAGGAATGTGATTAATACTAAATGTATGTAGGTGTCTATATGTTGTATACATGTGGACAAGTATCAAATACAGAATTTGTTAATCAAAAAAGCATGTGGAAGACCTTTGAAAGAATGCAACTGCAGACACAGTCACGGAAGAACTTAGCTGAACCCGTCCGTCCCACAACTTGTTATTAACTGTGATCAATGAGTTTCCTGAAGATAATTTACTATTCTCATCTGCCTTAGAAGGACCTTCATCCTGAACAATTTTCTCGCCATCCCCAACCAAACTATCATGTCTACTTCCATTCTTTGACAAATTGTCATCTACTGAGGTGTTCTTCGACTTTTTCATCTCTGGTGATACAGCTTTATGTTGTGATCCGACGTGGTTTTGTTCGTTGTTTTCGTAACTCTTACCTAACATTGAGCCACAAAATTGTACCTCATTTTGCAGTGGTTTAAAATCTTCAGTTTGGCATGCCGGCGCTTGCTGAGTTAAGACAATGACATTTTCCCCCACAGGCATCGTAGTTGCAGAAGGAGCCTCCTTTTGACTTAAAGAAGCATTATTCGTTTTATCAGTTGCATTTCTCCGGGAGTCTACACCATTACTCGACCAAACTTCTGGGAAATCCCTCCCATAATTATCATTGTTTGCGTACTGCTGGCTGGAAGTTGCTTGTTCTGCAAATGATTCTACACCATTTTTACTCTCTTGCTCATTCACTCCTACTGGTGATCTAAACTCCTTAATATTTGATTCGCGAGTGAGGTCATTAGCTGCTAATTTCCTTTTTCCTGACAACCCATTAAAACTATCTACATGATCTCCTGAAGGTGGAATTACCTTACAATAGACATAATCTCCAAAACTCTTGTTAGAAGAAGTTTTCTGGTCAGATAAACGGAAATTCTCTTGTTTCTCATGCCACATCTTCACATGTAAAACTGCAACAGGCTTTCGCTGATCGTGGTGCTGCTTCGCCAAAAACTGCTAAAATAATAGACAATCAGAATTTTAAACACTGATCAGGTTGCTAGAAAGAAGCTTGGTAAGAATACAATACAAAAGAATTATATTACTAGAAGCTACCATCTGGAGAACTGGTCAACCCTGAATACTGAATAGAACACAAAACCAAAGATAACAAGTACAAAACACCTATACACTAGCAACCATTGCCTGCTGATCTCTATTAAGTATAGCAACGATAAAAAAACATAGTTTTATCTACCATTCGCATAATGGCTATTCTATCCAAAATTTGTTGAGAAAGCTATTACCTGTCAAAACAGGTTTCAGCCACTACTTTTCTTTTCCTCTAGTTTAGCCATTACTCTTTAGTTCTTTACAGAATCTCATTAAAATCTAGGAATCAACTTGACACATGTAATCATTTAAACCCTCATTACTCAATTGCTCTATTTGTCAAAGCTTTGACGAAGTAAACTAGCAAAATGTGGATCTTTTAACAGTTAAATTATCCGAAACTCCAATATCCAACTCCTTTATCTACATTTTCATCACTTCTCAGGTTCAATATCTCCTCCGAAACTCTAAAACCCAAATTATGGAATCTTCAACAAAAAGGTATTCGGAACTTGCAAGATTTGATACATTTTCTCAATTCAAAATCTATGCTTCGACCTTAAAAGTGTTACTCTCGACCATTTAAGGTATAAAGTAAACATAATCACAATGTTTCCTAATTGATCATACAATCAAATAGCACTACAggttaatttaaaaaaaaacaataaCTCACTTGCCTCAATGTCTGCACTATTAAACTTCACTACCACATCTTAAAAAACCTCCGAAAGCCATAAAATACTAAACACGAAATCCGGGTGCACAAAAGTTCAAGTCTTGATTCAGTTCTTCCTCCAAATTTCTAAAACAATTACATTAAGTCA is a genomic window containing:
- the LOC141713638 gene encoding uncharacterized protein LOC141713638, which encodes MWHEKQENFRLSDQKTSSNKSFGDYVYCKVIPPSGDHVDSFNGLSGKRKLAANDLTRESNIKEFRSPVGVNEQESKNGVESFAEQATSSQQYANNDNYGRDFPEVWSSNGVDSRRNATDKTNNASLSQKEAPSATTMPVGENVIVLTQQAPACQTEDFKPLQNEVQFCGSMLGKSYENNEQNHVGSQHKAVSPEMKKSKNTSVDDNLSKNGSRHDSLVGDGEKIVQDEGPSKADENSKLSSGNSLITVNNKLWDGRVQLSSSVTVSAVAFFQSGEKLPDTSWSGFIEVKGKVRLEAFEKYIQDLPRSRNRGLMVISLCWKEGSSESEFAGMKEVSNGYKKGEKVGYAQLSPGTDLYICPRSSTIITILAKYGFFKGMSAIEDKQESLIGCVVWRKSQVCLNSVSKTVESKCKSSSEQHATSVSGSLSNQVTGKKSYSTQAGQQTKPTQHVTAVSTPSLECTGGIGNEIKKIESSNVHLEIKKSSSADTIPATTLVPSNISVPQKMSVPSPGPCQASSGTLFKVQEFLHAISGVEQSKVNWQEQNASVPVQYNAKKLCSPIFDEDDLPEYDFGVARGSSTALSKGTSMLDMKLIPGGNFKQDGSVSVTMGTVHYSICS